Proteins from one Phaenicophaeus curvirostris isolate KB17595 chromosome 18, BPBGC_Pcur_1.0, whole genome shotgun sequence genomic window:
- the SLC2A10 gene encoding solute carrier family 2, facilitated glucose transporter member 10, translating into MGRALLVLLLSATVSLLGGLIFGYELGIISGALLQLQIDFQLSCFKQEVLVSALLIGALLASLIGGILIDRHGRRRAILVSSLVLLVGSLILTLARSFIGLVIGRITVGFAISVSSMACCIYVSEMVAAHQRGLLVSLYEAGITVGILLSYALNYIFADVDEGWRYMFGLAIAPTAMQFLSILFLPVNPVKLSSWDSDCQKGLIQLQNTKDRETAKREPYEEKHYSLLDLFRTRDNMRRRTLVGLGLVLFQQFTGQPNVLGYASKIFHSVGFQSNSSAILASVGLGAIKVVATLIAMAFADKAGRRVLLLAGCVVMAISVTTIGLTSRNAPLAMARDCKAAVDPNASHSLTQYLLTPVSSQPTVSPIPPALGAMKSQADLGFAATRNLTNFFASTQNKEVVPDSSLTQQRGLTGQSNKETVKSTDLPFRGASWTEHMVLNWITLLSMMAFVSAFSIGFGPMTWLVLSEIYPAGIRGRAFAFCNSFNWAANLLISVSFLDLIDAIGFSWMFLLYGLMGVMAVIFIYLFVPETKGQSLEEIDQQFSRKRVWEGNVFRKRHGRGASCTHAQYQRVEHNSST; encoded by the exons ATGG GTCGTGCACTGCTGGTCCTCCTGTTGTCTGCAACTGTCTCTCTCCTGGGTGGGCTGATATTTGGATACGAGCTGGGGATTATCTCTGGTGCATTGCTGCAATTGCAGATAGACTTTCAACTCAGCTGCTTCAAGCAAGAAGTTCTCGTGAGCGCCCTCCTTATCGGAGCTCTGCTCGCCTCTCTGATTGGAGGGATCCTCATTGACCGCCATGGACGGAGGAGAGCAATCCTGGTCAGCAGCTTGGTCCTGTTGGTTGGCAGCCTTATTCTCACACTAGCAAGATCATTTATTGGACTGGTCATTGGGCGCATCACCGTGGGCTTTGCCATCTCTGTCTCATCCATGGCCTGCTGCATCTACGTCTCAGAAATGGTGGCTGCTCATCAGCGAGGGCTGCTGGTGTCTCTCTATGAAGCAGGGATCACTGTAGGCATCCTGCTGTCCTATGCACTGAATTACATCTTTGCAGATGTGGATGAGGGATGGAGGTACATGTTTGGACTGGCCATTGCCCCGACGGCCATGCAgttcctcagcatcctctttctCCCAGTGAACCCTGTTAAATTAAGCTCATGGGACTCAGACTGCCAGAAGGGCCTCATTCAATTGCAGAACACCAAAGACAGAGAGACAGCAAAGCGGGAGCCCTATGAGGAGAAGCATTACTCCCTTCTTGATCTTTTCAGGACCAGAGACAACATGAGAAGGCGGACTCTGGTGGGCCTGGGATTGGTGCTCTTCCAGCAGTTCACTGGGCAGCCCAATGTGCTGGGCTATGCCTCAAAAATCTTCCACTCGGTGGGGTTTCAAAGCAACTCCTCAGCGATCCTGGCTTCTGTTGGGTTGGGGGCAATCAAGGTGGTGGCCACGCTCATTGCAATGGCTTTTGCAGACAAGGCTGGTAGGAGAGTGCTACTCCTGGCTGGCTGTGTGGTGATGGCCATCTCTGTCACCACCATTGGCCTCACCAGCCGGAACGCTCCGCTGGCCATGGCCAGGGACTGCAAGGCAGCCGTAGACCCCAATGCATCCCACAGCCTCACCCAGTACCTCCTGACACCTGTATCCTCCCAGCCTACTGTGTCACCCATCCCACCAGCACTGGGTGCTATGAAAAGTCAGGCAGACCTTGGTTTTGCTGCTACAAGGAACCTTACAAATTTTTTTGCCAGTACTCAAAATAAAGAGGTTGTTCCTGATTCTTCCCTCACTCAGCAGAGGGGCTTGACAGGTCAATCTAATAAAGAGACAGTGAAAAGCACTGACCTTCCTTTCCGTGGTGCTTCTTGGACGGAACatatggttttaaattggattaCACTGCTGAGCATGATGGCTTTCGTGAGCGCCTTCTCAATTGGATTTGGACCAA TGACCTGGTTGGTCCTCAGTGAGATCTACCCTGCTGGGATAAGAGGAAGAGCCTTTGCCTTCTGTAACAGCTTTAACTGGGCTGCCAATTTACTTATCAGCGTCTCCTTCCTGGACCTTATTG ATGCCATTGGTTTCTCCTGGATGTTTCTTCTCTATGGACTGATGGGAGTGATGGCTGTTATATTTATTTACCTATTTGTTCCGGAAACAAAAGGACAGTCCTTAGAGGAGATAGACCAGCAGTTCTCCAGGAAACG GGTTTGGGAAGGAAACGTGTTTAGGAAGAGACACGGAAGAGGAGCGAGCTGCACGCATGCCCAGTACCAGAGAGTAGAGCACAACAGCAGCACGTGA